A part of Rattus rattus isolate New Zealand chromosome 6, Rrattus_CSIRO_v1, whole genome shotgun sequence genomic DNA contains:
- the Bhlhe41 gene encoding class E basic helix-loop-helix protein 41 has translation MDEGIPHLQERQLLEHRDFIGLDYSSLYMCKPKRSLKRDDTKDTYKLPHRLIEKKRRDRINECIAQLKDLLPEHLKLTTLGHLEKAVVLELTLKHLKALTALTEQQHQKIIALQNGERSLKSPVQADLDAFHSGFQTCAKEVLQYLARFESWTPREPRCAQLVSHLHAMATQLLTPQVTPGRGPGRAPCSAGAAAASGSERVARCVPVIQRTQPGTEPEHDTDTDSGYGGEAEQGRAAVKQEPPGDPSPAPKRLKLEARGALLGPEPALLGSLVALGGGAPFAQPAAAPFCLPFYLLSPSAAAYVQPWLDKSGLDKYLYPAAAAPFPLLYPGIPAAAAAAAAAAFPCLSSVLSPPPEKAGSAAGAPFLAHEVAPPGSLRPQHAHSRTHLPHAVNPESSQEDATQPAKDAP, from the exons ATGGACGAAGGAATCCCTCATTTGCAAGAGAGACAGTTACTGGAACATAGGGATTTTATAGG ACTGGACTATTCCTCTTTGTATATGTGTAAACCCAAAAGGAGCTTGAAGCGAGACGACACCAAG GATACCTACAAATTACCGCACAGATTAATAGAAAAGAAGAGACGAGACCGAATTAATGAATGTATTGCTCAGCTGAAAGACTTACTGCCTGAACATCTGAAATTGACA ACACTGGGGCATCTGGAGAAAGCAGTAGTCTTGGAATTAACTTTGAAGCACTTAAAAGCTTTAACAGCCTTAACGGAGCAGCAGCATCAGAAGATAATTGCTTTACAGAATG GGGAGCGCTCTCTGAAATCGCCGGTCCAGGCCGACTTGGATGCGTTCCACTCGGGGTTTCAAACCTGCGCCAAAGAAGTCTTGCAATACCTCGCGCGCTTTGAGAGCTGGACGCCCAGGGAACCGCGCTGCGCACAGCTCGTCAGCCACCTGCACGCCATGGCTACCCAGCTTCTGACGCCACAGGTGACCCCGGGCAGGGGCCCTGGGCGCGCGCCCTGCAGCGCTGGGGCTGCAGCCGCCTCGGGTTCCGAGCGCGTCGCCCGCTGCGTGCCGGTCATCCAGCGGACTCAGCCCGGCACGGAGCCCGAGCACGACACGGACACCGACAGCGGCTACGGAGGCGAGGCGGAGCAGGGCCGCGCCGCCGTCAAGCAGGAGCCACCCGGGGACCCGTCGCCTGCGCCCAAGAGGCTGAAGCTGGAGGCGCGCGGCGCGCTCCTGGGCCCGGAGCCCGCGCTGCTCGGCTCTCTCGTGGCGTTGGGCGGGGGCGCGCCCTTCGCGCAGCCCGCCGCCGCGCCCTTTTGCCTGCCCTTCTACCTGCTGTCGCCGTCCGCCGCCGCCTACGTACAGCCCTGGCTAGACAAGAGCGGCCTGGACAAGTATCTGTACCCCGCGGCGGCCGCGCCCTTCCCGCTGCTGTATCCCGGCATCCCCGCAGcagccgccgctgccgccgccgccgctttCCCTTGCTTGTCGTCCGTGCTATCGCCACCCCCGGAGAAGGCAGGTTCGGCCGCTGGTGCCCCATTCCTGGCGCACGAGGTGGCGCCCCCGGGGTCGCTGCGCCCCCAGCACGCGCATAGCCGCACCCACCTGCCGCACGCCGTGAACCCAGAGAGCTCTCAGGAAGATGCCACGCAGCCGGCCAAGGACGCCCCCTGA